A portion of the Anoxybacillus gonensis genome contains these proteins:
- the gatA gene encoding Asp-tRNA(Asn)/Glu-tRNA(Gln) amidotransferase subunit GatA, producing MSLFDYRVSELHNLLHKKEISVSDLVDESFKRIHEVEEKVQAFLTLNEEQARAKAKELDEKLATEKEFGLLFGMPIGIKDNIVTKGLRTTCASKILYNFDPIYDATVVERLHQADAVTIGKLNMDEFAMGSSTENSGFQLTRNPWDLERVPGGSSGGSAAAVAAGEVPFALGSDTGGSIRQPAAFCGVVGLKPTYGRVSRYGLVAFASSLDQIGPITRTVEDNAYVLQVISGLDPMDSTSANVEVPDYVSALTGDIQGLKIAVPKEYVGEGVSEEVRQSVFQALKVLESLGATWEEVSLPHSKYALATYYLLASSEASANLARFDGVRYGYRTDNAKNLMEMYKQTRSEGFGNEVKRRIMLGTFALSSGYYDAYYKKAQKVRTLIKQDFENIFAKYDVIIGPTTPTPAFKIGEKTNDPLTMYANDILTIPVNLAGVPGISVPCGFVNGLPVGLQIIGKHFDESTIYRVAHAFEQATDYHKQKPTL from the coding sequence ATGTCATTGTTCGATTATCGTGTATCTGAATTGCACAATTTATTACATAAAAAAGAGATTTCCGTTTCGGATTTAGTAGATGAATCGTTTAAACGTATTCATGAAGTAGAAGAAAAAGTACAAGCGTTTTTAACGTTGAACGAAGAACAAGCGCGTGCGAAAGCAAAAGAGTTAGATGAGAAACTTGCAACAGAAAAGGAATTTGGCTTACTTTTCGGGATGCCAATCGGCATTAAAGATAACATTGTGACAAAAGGGCTGCGCACAACGTGTGCGAGTAAAATTTTATACAACTTCGATCCGATTTATGATGCTACAGTCGTTGAACGTTTACATCAAGCTGATGCAGTAACGATCGGTAAGTTAAATATGGACGAGTTTGCGATGGGATCGTCGACAGAAAACTCTGGGTTTCAACTTACGCGCAATCCGTGGGATTTAGAGCGCGTGCCAGGCGGCTCTAGCGGCGGGTCGGCTGCGGCGGTAGCGGCGGGTGAAGTGCCGTTTGCGCTCGGATCAGATACAGGTGGTTCGATTCGCCAACCAGCTGCGTTTTGTGGCGTCGTCGGGTTAAAGCCGACATATGGTCGCGTATCGCGCTACGGCCTTGTCGCGTTTGCCTCTTCACTTGACCAAATCGGTCCGATTACACGTACGGTGGAAGATAATGCATATGTATTACAAGTCATTTCTGGTTTAGATCCGATGGATTCTACATCAGCCAATGTTGAAGTACCAGATTACGTTTCTGCCTTAACAGGGGACATTCAAGGGCTAAAAATTGCCGTACCGAAAGAATATGTAGGCGAAGGGGTATCAGAAGAAGTTCGCCAATCCGTTTTCCAAGCGCTGAAAGTATTAGAAAGTCTCGGGGCAACATGGGAAGAAGTATCGCTCCCTCACTCCAAATATGCGCTTGCGACGTACTATTTATTAGCGTCTTCTGAAGCATCGGCAAACCTTGCGCGCTTTGACGGTGTTCGTTACGGCTATCGGACAGACAATGCGAAAAACTTAATGGAGATGTACAAGCAAACGCGCAGTGAAGGGTTCGGTAACGAAGTGAAACGCCGTATTATGCTTGGAACGTTCGCGTTAAGCTCCGGCTATTATGATGCATATTACAAAAAAGCTCAAAAAGTACGTACGCTCATTAAACAAGATTTCGAGAACATTTTCGCAAAGTACGACGTCATTATTGGGCCAACAACGCCAACGCCAGCGTTTAAAATCGGCGAGAAAACAAACGATCCGTTAACGATGTATGCCAACGACATTTTAACAATTCCAGTCAACCTTGCGGGTGTTCCAGGCATCTCAGTGCCGTGCGGATTTGTCAACGGGTTGCCAGTCGGTCTACAAATTATCGGCAAGCATTTTGACGAAAGCACAATTTACCGCGTGGCGCATGCGTTCGAACAAGCAACAGATTACCATAAACAAAAACCAACGTTGTAA